A single Osmerus mordax isolate fOsmMor3 chromosome 7, fOsmMor3.pri, whole genome shotgun sequence DNA region contains:
- the LOC136945689 gene encoding galanin receptor type 2-like, translating to MGVILGNASSQKWGNRTDGGMLTTLVPMLDSFILVTGLLGHSLVIVVMAGRRRRSGGLVAQGTDTLLVALSAADLLLLLCLPFHTAAIVLGLWPFGSFLCKLVSFLGVACSSASVFTLATLAATRYLTVVHPTWAFRSRMHRRLKLTAALLWAPAAALAAPQFAFRTVSTSAALHCFAFLSDLSQLVYGTALFLFAFALPLGVIVLTYARIFCFLRRTQRLGRAPQLERYQRQVTHTSALLVVVFTLCWLPSYALMFSFIGGTISGNAGYRSLAIFVRLLASSSTVVNPVLYVFMSQKFRQDLVELGRGRRAGCRRLLVGCPVVVGRDMVQPFNSVELDTPSDRAQP from the coding sequence ATGGGGGTCATTTTGGGGAACGCCAGTTCCCAAAAGTGGGGCAACAGGACTGACGGGGGGATGTTGACCACCCTGGTGCCGAtgctggacagcttcatcctgGTCACGGGGCTGCTGGGTCACTCCCTGGTCATCGTCGTCATGGCGGGGAGGCGGCGGAGGAGCGGAGGGCTGGTGGCCCAAGGGACCGACACCCTGCTGGTGGCGCTGAGTGCGGCcgacctgctcctcctgctctgccTGCCCTTCCACACCGCCGCCATCGTCCTGGGCTTGTGGCCCTTCGGCAGCTTCCTCTGCAAGCTGGTCAGCTTCCTGGGCGTGGCCTGTTCGTCCGCCTCCGTCTTCACGCTGGCCACGTTGGCGGCGACGCGCTACCTCACGGTGGTCCACCCCACGTGGGCGTTCCGCTCGCGGATGCACCGGCGCCTCAAGCTGACCGCGGCGCTCCTGTGGGCTCCGGCCGCGGCGCTGGCGGCGCCGCAGTTCGCCTTCCGCACGGTCAGCACGTCGGCGGCGCTGCACTGCTTCGCCTTCCTGTCCGACCTGAGCCAGCTGGTGTACGGCACCGCCCTCTTCCTGTTCGCCTTCGCCCTCCCCCTGGGCGTCATCGTGCTCACGTACGCCCGGATCTTCTGCTTCCTGCGCCGCACCCAGCGGCTGGGCCGCGCGCCCCAGCTGGAGCGCTACCAGAGGCAGGTGACCCACACCTCCGCCCTGCTGGTGGTGGTCTTCACCCTCTGCTGGCTTCCCTCCTACGCCCTCATGTTCTCCTTCATAGGAGGCACCATCAGCGGCAACGCCGGCTACAGGTCCTTGGCCATCTTCGTGCGGCTGCTGGCGTCGTCGTCCACGGTGGTCAACCCGGTGCTCTATGTGTTCATGTCCCAGAAGTTCCGGCAGGATCTGGTGGAGCTGGGGCGTGGCCGGCGGGCGGGGTGTAGGAGGTTGCTGGTTGGCTGTCCTGTCGTGGTGGGCAGGGACATGGTGCAGCCTTTCAACTCTGTGGAGCTGGACACGCCCTCTGACAGAGCGCAGCCCTGA